Proteins encoded within one genomic window of Gadus chalcogrammus isolate NIFS_2021 chromosome 6, NIFS_Gcha_1.0, whole genome shotgun sequence:
- the LOC130384255 gene encoding transducin-like enhancer protein 4: protein MIQVGFDPHHHIRVPGLPPNLSGIPGGKPAYSFHVSADGQMQPVPFPPDALIGPGIPRHARQINTLNHGDVVCAVTISNPTRHVYTGGKGCVKVWDVSQPGNKTPVSQLDCLNRDNYIRSCRLLPDGRTLIVGGEASTLSIWDLATPTPRIKAELTSSAPACYALAISPDSKVCFSCCSDGNIAVWDLHNQILVRQFQGHTDGASCIDISNDGTKLWTGGLDNTVRSWDLREGRQLQQHDFTSQIFSLGYCPTGEWLAVGMENSNVEVLHVTKPDKYQLHLHESCVLSLRFAHCGKWFVSTGKDNLLNAWRTPYGASIFQSKESSSVLSCDISADDKYIVTGSGDKKATVYEVIY from the exons ATGATACAG GTGGGATTTGATCCTCATCACCATATCCGTGTCCCGGGTCTCCCGCCCAACCTGTCTGGCATTCCGGGCGGAAAACC AGCCTACTCGTTCCACGTGAGCGCCGACGGCCAGATGCAGCCGGTGCCGTTCCCCCCGGACGCGCTGATCGGGCCGGGGATCCCCCGCCACGCGCGGCAGATCAACACGCTGAACCACGGCGACGTGGTCTGCGCCGTGACCATCAGCAACCCCACGCGCCACGTCTACACCGGGGGCAAGGGCTGCGTCAAGGTGTGGGACGTCAGCCAGCCGGGCAACAAGACCCCCGTGTCCCAGCTAGACTGCctg AACAGAGACAATTACATCCGCTCCTGCCGGCTACTTCCTGACGGGCGAACGCTGATCGTCGGGGGCGAGGCCAGCACCCTGTCAATCTGGGacctggccacgcccactcccCGGATCAAGGCGGAGCTAACGTCGTCGGCGCCCGCGTGCTACGCCCTGGCCATCAGCCCCGACTCCAAGGTCTgcttctcctgctgctctgacGGCAACATCGCCGTCTGGGACCTCCACAACCAGATCCTGGTTAG GCAGTTCCAGGGCCACACAGACGGGGCCAGCTGCATCGACATCTCCAACGACGGCACCAAGCTGTGGACCGGGGGCCTGGACAACACGGTCCGGTCCTGGGACCTGAGGGAGGGCCGGCAGCTCCAGCAGCACGACTTCACCTCACAG ATCTTCTCTCTGGGCTACTGTCCCACGGGGGAGTGGCTGGCGGTGGGCATGGAGAACAGCAACGTGGAGGTCCTCCACGTCACCAAGCCTGACAAGTACCAGCTGCACCTCCACGAGAGCTGCGTGCTCTCCCTTCGCTTCGCCCACTGCG GGAAATGGTTTGTTAGCACAGGAAAGGACAACCTGCTGAACGCCTGGAGAACCCCATACGGAGCCAGCATATTCCAG TCGAAGGAGTCGTCGTCCGTGCTGAGTTGTGACATCTCTGCAGACGATAAGTACATAGTGACGGGGTCCGGGGACAAGAAAGCCACGGTGTACGAAGTCATCTACTAG